AAAATGGGGTTAGGACTGGGTTTATTTCTTGTAGGTCAGGCGTTAGAACTGGCTGGTTTTGTTGAGACTGTTCCTGGAGAACCACCACCCGATCAACCCGAAACAGCCCTATTAGCAATTCGAGCCACAATTGGAGTTTTACCCATGTTAAATCTTTTAGCAGGACTGGTTTTAGCCTATTTTTATCCTCTCACTCGAGATGTGCATAAACAAATTTGTCTCGATTTAGCTGAGAAACAAAATCAGGAAAAAGAATGAACCTCTCCCACTAAGTAGGGCTGTTTCATTCTCGGGGTTAAAAAGTTATTAGTCATTGGTCATTAGTCATTTGTTAACAAAGGTGTTCCTGAACCCCATCTCCCTATTTCCCCACCTGAGGGGGATTTCAGAAGAATGAAAAGACCCTGCACCCCCTAAGGGGTGAGGAGAAAGTGAATTAAATGGTGAATTTATCCACGGTGTTTTCTAGTTGTTGAGCGGTTTCTAGGGCTTCTTGGAAGGAAGCTGAAAGGGCAGTGGATTGTTCGGAAGTGGCATTGGCGATCGCTGCGACTTCTTTCATGGTTTCCGTCACGGACTGAGATTGTTTAAGTTGTCCTTGACTGGCTTCGGTAATCCCTGCAACCAGTTGGCTAATTTCCGAGGTAGCTGCCGCGATCGCGTTTAACTCTTCTTTAGCTTCTTGCACTAAGTTGGTTCCCGCACTTACTTGGGCAATGGCGCGTTCAGTGACTTTAATCGCTTCACTGGTTTGATTGCGAATTTCTGCAACTAAGTCTTCAATTTCTTTGGTTGCATCTGCCGATTGTCGGGCAAGGGAACGCACTTCATCAGCAACCACAGCAAAGCCTCGTCCATATTCCCCAGCACGAGTCGCCTCAATAGAGGCATTGAGAGAGAGTAACTGAGTCTGTTTTGAGAAGTCACTAATGAGGTTAACCACGCGGGAAATTTTCTGAGAAGATTCTCCCAGTTGTCGGATATTGCGACTGGTTTCAGACACCGCATCCCGAATGCCTTGAATCCCATCAACAGTACGGTTCATCGCCGCATCCCCAGAAGAAACGGTTTTATTGGATTTTTGCACCGCTTCGTTAATAGCCTGAGCATTATTGGCAACATCTTGAGTAGCGTGACTCATTGACTCCACTTGGTTTAAAGCGCCTCCTAAGGCTTGGGATTGTTGGTTTGCCTTCTCAGAGAGTTGTTTAATCGCGCGATCGCTGTCAGTAGAAGTTTGAGAGACTTTTTCTACAGCTTTCTGCACTTGCACCACAATTTGTCGCAGTCCTTTCAGAGTATTATTATAAGCATCCGCGATCGTTCCCAATTCATCATCGGTTACAGGCGCACGGACGGTTAAATCCCCATCTAAAGCAGGACGGACTGCCGTTAATAGTTCAATCGCTCGTTGTTGTAGGAGTTCTTTCGCCTTTCTTTCCCGTTCGGCAGCTTGGGCTAACTGTTCCGACTGTTCCCGAATTTGCTCTAAAAACTCGGCTTGTTTCAAAGCAATCCCTAACTGGACTCCAATTTGCCGTAATAGCTTGACCTCCTGTTCTTGCCATTGTCGAGAACCACTATTCTGATAAACCCCTAAAATTCCCCACAGTTTTTGGTCTTCAAAGACAGGAACAAGAATATAAGCGCGACATTGGAAGGCCTCTAGCAATTCCAAGTGGCAAGAATCAAACCCCTCTTTGTAAATATCGGGAACAACATGGTTTTCCCCACGGGCATAACGACCGCCTTTATTTTCTTGTAGGTAGGTATCTTTCACCGTCGCTTCATCAGTTCCCACTAGCGCTTTCCAACCTGTAGCCACTGACTCAGCAACAAATTCACCACTCCAGTCTTCTTTAAATTGATAAATCCCCACGCGATCCGCTTTTAATAAGGCTCGCACTTCTTGAGTCGTCGTATTAAAAATGTCATCCACTTGTTGAGAACGACGGATTTTATCCACCACCTTAGACACGGCTTGTTCTCGTTCCGCAGCTTCGGCGAGTTCATTCGATTGATTCTGAATTTGCTCTAGATATTGAGCTTGTTTAAGGGCGACTCCAAATTGGGTGCCCACTTGTCGTGTGAGTTGAACTTCACTATCAAGCCACTGGCGAGGGCCACTATTTTGATAAACGCCTAGAATGCCCCAAAGCACATCATCTTGAAAAACGGGAACGAGAATATAAGCGCGACATTGGAAGGTTTCTAATAATTCCACGTGACACTCATCAAAGCCTTCTTGGTAAATATCGGGAACTACATGATTTTGCCCAAGGGCATAACGTCCTCCTTCATTTTCCTTAAGATAAGTATCTTTAACTTGTGCGTCCTCGGTTCCCACTAAGTCTTTCCAACCTGTAGCCACTGACTCAGCAACAAATTCCCCACTCCAGTCTTCATAAAACTTATACAGGGCAACGCGATCGGCATTAAGAACGCTTCGCACTTCTTTAGTGGTGTTATCAAAGACGGCGTTAACTTCGGGAGTGCGACGAATCCGATCAACCACTTTAGAGACGGTTTTTTCCCGTTCTACCCCTTGGGCGAGTTGATCATTTTTCTCTTGCAGTTCCTCGACAAATTCGGCTTGATTCAGAGCTACACCGAGGGGATCAGCTACTTCCACCATTAAGTCTTTTTCCCCTTCCGTCCATTGTCGGGGGCCACTATTTTGATAGGCGGCAAGGAGTCCCCAAAACTTATTGCCTTGAAAGATGGGAACATTAATATAGGCGCGACATTGATACTTTTCTAGTTGGTCGAGGTAGCAACGAGAAAAGCCCATTTCGTAAATGTCATTAACGACGCTATATTTTTTCCCTTTGGCGTAACCACCCCCTTTAGTATCTTGGAGATAGGTATCTTCGCTGTCACGGGTGCGTTTATTGCCGCTTAACATTCGGAAGCTACAATCATTTTTAAGATCTCCAGCCGGATCATTCCCCTCAGGGTTAACCACGGGAGTCCAACCTGTGGTAACGGCTTCAGCGACAAAACCACCACTCCAGTCGTCGTTAAAGCGATAAATTGCCACGCGATCGCAGTTTAGGGCGCGTCGAATTTCTTGGGTCGCCACATCAAAAATACTTTCTAAATCCTGAGATTGGCGAATCCGAGAAATGAGGGTAACTTTGGTTTGCTGGCGATTTTTTTCTTGTTTAACTTGTTCTTGATAGTCAAAGCTAGCAATTTTGAGAGCCAATTCGGTGCTAACCTGGTAAAGCAAGTTTACTAAATCTTCTGACCAGGGTTGACCTGCTTGGGTGCGGTGAACTACTAATAACCCCCATGGCTTGCCATCGATGCGGATGATAAAGGCGAGACTGCTTTTAACTTGATATTTCTCTAAAAGTTGTTGTTGATAGGGGGTAGTGCTATTTGGGTCACTGATAGCTACAATTCCAGATTCAGTGTATTCAGTGGCTTTATCTTGTCCAAATAGAGTTGCTGGAAGGGTTTCTCCTTTAGCAGGAGTCCAACCGCGCTCAACAACTTCGGCGATGACTTTCCCCTGTTCTTCCCCTTCAAAGCGATAAACCAGGCTACGTTGAGAGCCACTTAATTTCATCACCTCTTGACAGACTAAGTTAAGGAGACTGTCTAAAGATTTGCTATTTTGAATTTCATTGGCAAGGTTTAATAATTCTTCCCGTTGTGCTGGGGCATAGCTTTGATGTCCATTTCCCTCACCATTGTTACTATTGGGCTCTTCTAGCCATTGTTCAAAGTTGTGACTAAATTTTTCAATTTCTTGTATTTTATTTAGAACCTCAGTGCGTTTTAATCCTCTCACCCTAGAGAGTTCTTGCTTTAGCCCTTGTAGGGTTTGCTGAAAAGTTTTTAGTTCAGGATGAGATGATTCAGAATTCGAGAACTCGGAGGACTGCTGTTCTGGAGTTGGGGAGGAAGTTTCTTTTGTGTACATGGTTAATGATTAGATAGTAAATTGCTTACCTTATGAGGAAAATGCTTTGACAAGAGATTGTGCGTCTAAGATAATGCTACTGGCTTGGGTTAAATAGCCTTGAACATAAGACAATATGTGATCAGGAAATAACCCTTCTGGGGGTTGCAGTTTTTGCCAGTTGTGCTCTTCAATGGTTTCTACTTGGCGCACCGCAATGCCAATTTCTTGGTTTTCTACTTGCAGAACAATAATGTTGATATTGGTTGCGATGTTTTCAATCTCCCAGAGAGGTGAGAACCCTAACATATAGTTTAAATCAACAAGCCATAACATTTCACCCCGCCAATTATGAATCCCTAAGACACTTGCCGGGGTATCTGGAACCGCTAAAATTTTCTCACCTGAGACACTTAATACTTCTTTAACCGTATTAACGGGTAATAAAGCTGTGTCCTCTAACCCTAAGTGAAACCGCAAAAACCTCTGTCCTTGCTTACCTTTAGGGTCTGTTTCTTGATCAGAATCAGAAAATAAAGAGGGAGTAATTTTAACAGAATCTAGCCACCCCTTAAGCTGCCCTTCTGGCTTTATGTTATCCCTGACTTGTATCACTTGTAGCCAGCTTGGTATGTCTTCTCCCTTCTGTCGTCCAGAAACTCGAATTTTTTCTACTTGGGTTGGATCGAGTTTAGAAGCAATTTGCTTGAACAAGTTCAGCATTGATTGCTGATCTGGGGAGTTTTCCTGACCTTCTAGCAATACCAATAGATGTTGTTGCTTTTTGGTGACTCGTGCCTCAACCCCCTGAGGCTGAAGTTTATAGTTTAAAAATGTGGCAATTAAGTCTGGTTCCCCCTGTTTAGCAAGAGCAATGGCATCTCGTTGACTAATAGATTTCGACTGAGGCATGGAGTTGAGTCAATTTTCCGTTTAGGGCTTTATTAACCAATTTAACTTGTTTATTTTTAAATTGGAAGCGTAATTTTGTCTATTTTAAAACAAAAGTGGGAATTTAACTTCAGTTATTTCACTAATAAATAATGTGAGACACCCCTTTATTAGCTAAAATTGATTCTTTATTAAATTTAACATTCAAGATTTAACATAAATTGTTAAAATTAAAATAAATGATTAATGATATTGAAACTTAATAAATGTGAAGAATTATAAAAATTAAGCCCAATCAAGTTCTAAAATACATTTTTAGAGAGCCTTATCATTGTAAAATTTTCAAGATTTAAGTCCCATGATTAGAAAAGAAGAAGATCAAATTACCGCAGGATCTAATTTAAGTGACCAGTTTTTTTTATTAATCCATGAGCTTTTACAAGAAATTGTTGAGTACAAAAAAAAGCAATTTACAGGGGCTCTAATTATTAACACACCTCAACAAAAGCAATGGTGTTTGTACTTTGGGATGGGACAATTACTCTGGGCAAGTGGTAGCGAACATCCGAGAAGACGATGGCGAAGACAACTAGCGCGGGCGTTTCAGCAAAATTCCTTTGACAATTATTATTCAGAAGAGTATTTGCGAGGAAAAGATAGTTATGAATGTTGGGATTTTCATCTCCTTTTAGCTTTACACAAACGTAAAATCATTAGTGCTGAACAAGTAAGAGCAGTTATGAGTGGAGTAATTGCTGAGGTTATTTTTGATCTCAATCGTCAAGGAGTTGCTTTATGTAATAGTGAAAAAGCTTATCCTAATGAGCCAAATAACTGTGGAAAACAGGTTTTTACTAGAGAATGGAAAGCAGGCCTACGACCATCTCAACAAATGGTAATTCCTCCGAGTTGGGGAACAGAGACAATAGCGACTCTTCGTGCTGGTGTAGATAGCTGGAAGCAGTGGCAAAACGCAGGACTGTTGAATATTTCTCCTGACCAGGCACCGCGTCTATTACGATTAAAAGAGTTAGAAGAGAAAACTTCTCCTGGGGTTTATAAAAACTTAGTGAAATTAGTTACAGGGGAGCAGACTTTACGTGATTTATCCGTATTAATGAAAAAAGAACCGATCAAAATTGCGCGATCGCTGCAGCCTTATATCCGTGAAGATATTATTTCCCTAGAAACCGTTTCCGACTTAGCCACTCCTGAAGCAACAGCTGAAACTATTACTCAAAAACAAAATCTAAACCGACGCGCTGAAGATGATGAAAAAACTGGTTCAAAAGATTATTCTACTCCCTCGAATCAACGCCCTCTGATTGCCTTTGTTGATGATAGCGAGCAAAGTCTGCAAATTATGGAAAATATTATTACCAAAGGTGGTTATGAGTTTCTTGGAATTAATAATCCAACAGAGGCTATCCCTTGCTTATTAGAGAAAAAACCGCAATTGCTTTTTCTTGATTTAATTATGCCCAATACGAGTGGCTATGAATTATGTAGCCAACTCCGTAAAATTTCCTCTTTTAAGAATCTTCCGATTGTTATCGTGACAGGAAATGATGGAATTGTTGATCGGATGCGAGCCAAGGTAGTGGGAGCTAGTGATTTTATTTCCAAACCCATTGATCGCTCCCAAGTTCTAACTTTAGCTCTACAATATATTCAGGGTAAGTGAGGTTAGTTTCTTATTTCTCTCTGAGAGCTTTTCTTGCCTCTTCGCGATCATCAAAATGGACTTTTTCAGTTCCTAAAATTTGATAGTCTTCGTGACCTTTTCCTGCAATTAAAATGCCATCCCCTGGTTGTGCCATTTGAATTGCTTCTTTGATTGCCATTGCCCGATCGCGCTGTATCATGAGTTCTGTCCCTTGAGTCATTCCTTGCACAATATCATCAATAATACGTTGGGCATCTTCAGTGCGAGGGTTATCAGAAGTAACAACAGGAATATCGGCTAAATCCGCAACAATTTTTCCCATAATCGGACGTTTAGCGCGATCGCGATCGCCACCACAACCAAACACACAAATCAGGCGATTGGGAATAAAGGGGCGAGCAGCCTTTAATAAATTTTCAAGGCTATCAGGAGTATGGGCATAGTCAACAATCACACTAATTTCTTGATTAGGATCAATTTCTACTCGCTCCATGCGTCCCGGAACCCCTGGGAATTTGGGGAGAGACTGCGCGATCGTCTCTAATTTTACTCCTAACTGTAACGCTGCTCCTACGGCGGCTAACAAATTAGAGAGATTAAATTCTCCGACTAACGGGGATCGAAACGGGATCTCTCCTTCAGGCGTTTTTAATGTCCCTTTTACCCCATTAGCTTCATAACTTAGGTTTTGAGTAGATAAATCTGCATTGGGATCTTCAGTACTGTAACGCCATACTCGTTCACGGGGCAATTCTGAGATTAAGCGTTGACCATAGGAGTCATCTTGATTAATAATAGCGCGATTTTTTAAGTATTCTGGGCGAAATAGCAACGCTTTAGCTTGAAAATAGTCTTCCATCGTTGGATGAAAATCAAGGTGATCTTGAGTAAGATTGGTAAATACTGCCACCTCAAATTCACAGCCTTTTACTCGCCCTTGGGCTAAAGCATGAGAACTCACTTCTAACACGGCGTACTCATTTCCCGCTTTTAAGGCTTGGGCAAGTTGTTCTTGTAGTTCTACCGCAAAGGGAGTGGTATGGGTTGCTACTTGATTATAACCTTGCCAGCGAGCATAAAGTGTCCCAAATAAGGCTGTGGGGCATTGGGCTTGGGAGAGGAAAAACTCGATCAAATGGGTGGTAGTGGTTTTGCCATTGGTTCCCGTAACGCCTACTAGATTAAGTTTTTGAGAGGGATAGTCGTAAAAAGCTTTTGCTAGAGAAGCACAAGTAGCAGTAATATTTTCCACAGGGAACACAGAAGCCTCAGTTGGAGGAGGATAGCGTTTTGCTGCCTCAGGACTAATAATGGCTGCTACAGCCCCAGCTTCGATCGCGCTTCGCCAGAAATCTCCCCCATCTACTCGTGTGCCAGGTAAGCCCACAAATAGGGTTCCTTTTTCACATTTATGAGAATTTGTGGTAATAGAAGAAACTTGCTCATCGAGTGTGGGAGAATTGGGAAGGGAAGATAAGCTCGGAACTCTTGCTAGTAACTCACGCAATTTCATCATTTTTATTCCTCAAACCACCTTTTTGCTTATTTATAACTTGAACTGCTAATTTTAGCCACTAAACCTTCACCACTCAGAAATGATATTAGAATTTCCTTAAGTATTAAATTATTAGTAACGGGAAGTTTATGAGTTATCGCATGGAACGGCAAGCCTACGCTGAAACCTTTGGCCCCACAACAGGCGATCGCGTGCGTTTGGCAGATACAGAATTATTTATTGAAGTAGAACAAGATTTTACCACCTACGGTGAGGAAGTCAAATTTGGCGGTGGAAAAGTCATTCGCGATGGGATGGGGCAATCTCCTATTTCCCGTGAAGATGGTGCAGTAGATGTTGTGATTACTAATGCTTTAATTCTTGATTGGTGGGGCATTA
This window of the Euhalothece natronophila Z-M001 genome carries:
- a CDS encoding UDP-N-acetylmuramoyl-L-alanyl-D-glutamate--2,6-diaminopimelate ligase — its product is MKLRELLARVPSLSSLPNSPTLDEQVSSITTNSHKCEKGTLFVGLPGTRVDGGDFWRSAIEAGAVAAIISPEAAKRYPPPTEASVFPVENITATCASLAKAFYDYPSQKLNLVGVTGTNGKTTTTHLIEFFLSQAQCPTALFGTLYARWQGYNQVATHTTPFAVELQEQLAQALKAGNEYAVLEVSSHALAQGRVKGCEFEVAVFTNLTQDHLDFHPTMEDYFQAKALLFRPEYLKNRAIINQDDSYGQRLISELPRERVWRYSTEDPNADLSTQNLSYEANGVKGTLKTPEGEIPFRSPLVGEFNLSNLLAAVGAALQLGVKLETIAQSLPKFPGVPGRMERVEIDPNQEISVIVDYAHTPDSLENLLKAARPFIPNRLICVFGCGGDRDRAKRPIMGKIVADLADIPVVTSDNPRTEDAQRIIDDIVQGMTQGTELMIQRDRAMAIKEAIQMAQPGDGILIAGKGHEDYQILGTEKVHFDDREEARKALREK
- a CDS encoding response regulator — translated: MIRKEEDQITAGSNLSDQFFLLIHELLQEIVEYKKKQFTGALIINTPQQKQWCLYFGMGQLLWASGSEHPRRRWRRQLARAFQQNSFDNYYSEEYLRGKDSYECWDFHLLLALHKRKIISAEQVRAVMSGVIAEVIFDLNRQGVALCNSEKAYPNEPNNCGKQVFTREWKAGLRPSQQMVIPPSWGTETIATLRAGVDSWKQWQNAGLLNISPDQAPRLLRLKELEEKTSPGVYKNLVKLVTGEQTLRDLSVLMKKEPIKIARSLQPYIREDIISLETVSDLATPEATAETITQKQNLNRRAEDDEKTGSKDYSTPSNQRPLIAFVDDSEQSLQIMENIITKGGYEFLGINNPTEAIPCLLEKKPQLLFLDLIMPNTSGYELCSQLRKISSFKNLPIVIVTGNDGIVDRMRAKVVGASDFISKPIDRSQVLTLALQYIQGK
- a CDS encoding GAF domain-containing protein, yielding MYTKETSSPTPEQQSSEFSNSESSHPELKTFQQTLQGLKQELSRVRGLKRTEVLNKIQEIEKFSHNFEQWLEEPNSNNGEGNGHQSYAPAQREELLNLANEIQNSKSLDSLLNLVCQEVMKLSGSQRSLVYRFEGEEQGKVIAEVVERGWTPAKGETLPATLFGQDKATEYTESGIVAISDPNSTTPYQQQLLEKYQVKSSLAFIIRIDGKPWGLLVVHRTQAGQPWSEDLVNLLYQVSTELALKIASFDYQEQVKQEKNRQQTKVTLISRIRQSQDLESIFDVATQEIRRALNCDRVAIYRFNDDWSGGFVAEAVTTGWTPVVNPEGNDPAGDLKNDCSFRMLSGNKRTRDSEDTYLQDTKGGGYAKGKKYSVVNDIYEMGFSRCYLDQLEKYQCRAYINVPIFQGNKFWGLLAAYQNSGPRQWTEGEKDLMVEVADPLGVALNQAEFVEELQEKNDQLAQGVEREKTVSKVVDRIRRTPEVNAVFDNTTKEVRSVLNADRVALYKFYEDWSGEFVAESVATGWKDLVGTEDAQVKDTYLKENEGGRYALGQNHVVPDIYQEGFDECHVELLETFQCRAYILVPVFQDDVLWGILGVYQNSGPRQWLDSEVQLTRQVGTQFGVALKQAQYLEQIQNQSNELAEAAEREQAVSKVVDKIRRSQQVDDIFNTTTQEVRALLKADRVGIYQFKEDWSGEFVAESVATGWKALVGTDEATVKDTYLQENKGGRYARGENHVVPDIYKEGFDSCHLELLEAFQCRAYILVPVFEDQKLWGILGVYQNSGSRQWQEQEVKLLRQIGVQLGIALKQAEFLEQIREQSEQLAQAAERERKAKELLQQRAIELLTAVRPALDGDLTVRAPVTDDELGTIADAYNNTLKGLRQIVVQVQKAVEKVSQTSTDSDRAIKQLSEKANQQSQALGGALNQVESMSHATQDVANNAQAINEAVQKSNKTVSSGDAAMNRTVDGIQGIRDAVSETSRNIRQLGESSQKISRVVNLISDFSKQTQLLSLNASIEATRAGEYGRGFAVVADEVRSLARQSADATKEIEDLVAEIRNQTSEAIKVTERAIAQVSAGTNLVQEAKEELNAIAAATSEISQLVAGITEASQGQLKQSQSVTETMKEVAAIANATSEQSTALSASFQEALETAQQLENTVDKFTI
- a CDS encoding chemotaxis protein CheW codes for the protein MPQSKSISQRDAIALAKQGEPDLIATFLNYKLQPQGVEARVTKKQQHLLVLLEGQENSPDQQSMLNLFKQIASKLDPTQVEKIRVSGRQKGEDIPSWLQVIQVRDNIKPEGQLKGWLDSVKITPSLFSDSDQETDPKGKQGQRFLRFHLGLEDTALLPVNTVKEVLSVSGEKILAVPDTPASVLGIHNWRGEMLWLVDLNYMLGFSPLWEIENIATNINIIVLQVENQEIGIAVRQVETIEEHNWQKLQPPEGLFPDHILSYVQGYLTQASSIILDAQSLVKAFSS